tgaataataaacggaaacttgaaaatattatttctgcCGCAAATATAATTACCTTATCTGATGAATGTCAAAGCACAATCTGATCACTAGTAGCTCGACatctcgtttcttttctaCCCACATGTGTACTTTTTGCTTGGCTGTTAGAATTCTGTCTCTTTTGTAATTGTAACGCCAACTTTAGGAAAATGCATGTTGTAATTGATACTAGGCTAAATTTTGCAACTAAGCTGGGCGAATATTCAGAATCCATACTTTAAGCACTAAAAATAGTACATGAATAATTAGGAATAGAACAGAATGAAATCCTGATAATGCCAGGAGTCTCAGGTTGTTACTGAGGAtaagatattttcaataagAAGTACACTGAAATGATGTttactgttaaaaattaaatcgcTTTCCTTTAACTTCTGAGAACTAAATTTACTACCTTCTTTATACTAGTTTAATTAGTAtataacttttcatacaagtgTCCAACATCTAGCTAGTCTCGTATCGACTTAGTGCGTCAGAAATGGCGTGGGTAATATATTCCAAAGTACCCGAATAAGAAGTAAAAGtatttgaaggaaaaataagcttcaaataataacaaaatcatGTTGCCAAGTTCAATAAGATTTGTTTCAACGAAAAAGATAAGCTTAAGAAGTGTTCAAGCTGTTGTGCTATACGTCATTAacattgaattaaaataagtCAGTATAATTACAGCCACACAGCAAATGGATCCATCTGATCAGGCGTACAAAGTAACAAGAAGATCTTTACACTATAATCTgtagaaaaacgaagaaaatgaacTATGATAAGGAATTTTTAATGATTCAAGAAGctgaaaataatgattaaaTATTGTGTACTATAGAAACTGATTTTTGAAATAAGtagttgaaaaacaaaactaatACAACTTTTTACAGAGAAACGAttgataattaaatattttttatgattaCTTAATGACAGAGAAATATCAATACATGTGGCTGGAGCTTACTGCTATGCATAGAATATGTACGTTTTATTTATAAGTTGCGCATCACttcaaatattgaattaaAGAAAGAGCTGTCCATATTCACATTATAGGAATGTACAATAGAAGCCTGTCAACCAATACAATGAATTGTTTCCGATCCAATTCTGATTCTCACAAATTCGGGATACATTTTTAGAAGTCCTAGAGTGCTAATACTTGGCTCCTTCATTCCATATATTAAGTGTCGTGGTCCAATATCCACATTGATGATAGTTTTATACTAACAACAGATAGACCCCATTGCAGTGTAAGTGTCATCTACTATGATGAAAACTTTATAAGAGTTTGCAGACTGTACAAGACTAAAGGCAAAACactgtttgaatataaattcaaattttcaattgattttgGCAAGAAGTTTTCAGACTGAATCAACATAAGCAGGATGCGTtccaaaatatacatacagaAAAACTGGTGTAACGTTTGCGTTCttgtaatcttttttttttttttgcctgcAAAATAATTGGACCGTATTGTGCAAAAAAGATCCAGGCTTTAAAATGATTAGCATTATGCAACTTGGCCATTTTATCCATCCGAccatagtttttaatttttttacacatccCCAGATTTTAGAATATTCGATTTCACATGATGTTTAATTTCACTCaacatataaaaataattcaacaacaATAAGTACCTAATTTACGCACATTTATATAGTACATCTGTAAAGAAATCTAAATACAACTGTGCAAAGGGCAGTTTGGAGCTCATTATTCGATTACACGCTACCTATCAATAAACTTTGGATCTTTTATACAAGACATGGCCCAATTCCTTTTGCACTTGGAACACCGGCCTGGGTCAAATTGTTTTCACCTCCGCAATAGGTGGTAGCTGGCTTGCAGTGAAGCACAGTCTAAATTTATAGTcataataaatacatacaagAGTTCGATCTCATGATGAAATTTGGCAATTTCATTTTGGACTTCGTTTGTTTTCCACTACTTTAAAAGTTATGTAATATAGTTGCACTGGagaatttcataaaatatcaTATAATTTACCGAGAAAGTACAAGATGTTTCACAAAGAATGAAACAAGTCAATGCACATCATTCCGAAATACGGACATACAAGCACAGATGTCAATTCTAACAGCAAAGAATGTATATCTTTCAGGTTACTCTTGATCCTCCAAATACTATTATAATTGTCGACATTTCTTTTTAAAGgagtaataaataaagtacCTCCTGCTATAGTTGTTACGGACCAAGTAATATAATTCGATGGAAGAATAAATCGCATGAAATTATAACATACATGCACTGTACTTATACATGCAATAGAGGGTCTCTGTTAACTTCCTCAGAGACCAATCAACTGTGGCTCTCGAAATGCTACATCTAACAACTGCTTATGCTGTTAGCTTCAATATCTGTGTGTACAAGACACGTATCGCATGAGTCCCAAACACTTCACTGTTTGCGCGTCAGCCATATTAGCGATGAAAGAAGTTATGCATAAGATTAATCAGTATCTTAAAAGTTACCTAGTTAATGTTGTGGTTGTGTATCAAATCATTAtcataacaattatttattggGCACACACCGAATTAAAGTCTCAGCTGTAAGCACGCGTCGTGTAATCGcttgatgtttttttattacgttagttcgttttttttttttttttttttttattagccATCCTCTTTCGGTGGTGTGAACCAGCCTGTAATAAAAGAAgtagaaagaagaaacaaatttaAGTTAACTTTTAGTGGATGCTCGGTATAGTACCAAAGCACTTTATTGGAAGGCAATGCTTTCAGTATCAATGCATTCAGTcgttattacaatatttttagaatttttgaagTATTAAAATACATTTGAAAACTTATTCTTTCAAAAGATCTTATTCGTAGATTATTATACCTCTGTTATCAAAACTCTCGTTATATAACTTAGCTACggggatgaaataaaaaaataacggtaCTGGTCGACACACCAGATAATTTAGATAATTTACAGTATGCCTGATctcaaaatcaatttctaaAGAAAATCAGAAGGGTTGAAAAACAGAATCATTGATAATTAGTTATAGTTCAACAGGCCTACACCTTTTTTGACCCTGGTTCTATATATAGACCTATTTTCCTTAATGATAACATTAACTCCCACCTATAATATTTGCCTGGTTTATATCATTTGATTGTATCTTTTGACTAACACTAGAACTACCGAGATTAAAACAAAGCTACTTCTACCAGAACCAGTGAAAATGACTGATCTttagaaatttaataataataaaatatatgtatatcatattgacaaaaacattttctattattacaattttcaaaaaactagtCATTTTGACTGGTGTGTTAATTACTGGGAACGGAGCCTGAATCGACCATTGTTTCAtcaagaattaaaataaaatttcattgattCGCTTGAATCCATACCACAAATACAGGTGCATGTATGTTTGTAATAGTTCAAACTTGTATAGATATAAATTACTATGAATTACAGATTTTGcattggttaaaaaatgtcTGTCCAAAATTACCCAAGTAATTACGTAATATTGTTACATGCATATTAAAATGGTTTTCATTTAGTTCGatctcatttttttaaatatgtcTTGCATATCATAGTATTATCGCCTCCATGTGTTGAATTGGTATAGTTTTCGATGTTTTGATCAATAATCAGCAATGTTTCGATCGTATTGTTCGTTAACATTTATTactgtttttaatttcagtaGCATTGAAGGAGAAATATCAACAACTATTTCGTCCTTggcaaagaaaatttcatctaTCACCGtgcataaaatattcaattaatctTTGCTTACCATTTTTTTCGTGTATCTGTACGAGGGACTTAAAGGACTGCTGTGCACGTGCGAGACTATATTGGCCCTGGTTGCCACAAACTTTTCCTCCACCACCTGCTCCTTGGAACTGTATGCGTGCCTTTCCTTTTACCAACGTTGCAGAAATCTGCATTATAACGGCCTCTACCGTGTATGCCGAACTCCATCCTTGCTTCGTTAACAATTCCATACAAATCGCACCACCTACCAGTACGTAGCCACCCGAAATTATCGGATGAACAACTCGCACAAAAGGTGGTTCGAATGGGTACGTTTCCTAGGATATACAATTAATATATTAACGATTTCATATTCTTTATCAGATTAACGAGTgtatacaaagaaaaaatgtgtGTATGATGagaaaatcattatttatacAAGGTCATATTTTAGACCTTTTGAAATCCAACACTCAATCATTTAATATAACAGGTTCCTTGTGCAACAGCCAGTACTTAGAGGTGTCCCAAAGTTACTTTATTATGCGAGCACAATGTGAAGATTTATGTGAAGTAACTTACCTTAAAGAGCATGTTGAGAAGAATACTGTCTTTGCCCTCTTTTTCTTTGAGAAGAACAAGATCATTGTGAAGCGGTGAATCAGGGTCGACACACATTAACCTTATATTCCACTCATACAAGCTATCATTAACAAGTTCTATGCTGTACATTCCTGAAAAGAAAACACATTTAAGTAAAAACTAAACACCAATACACAAATACTAAAATTTCCGAAACTGATACTATGGATCAATTGCACAGCTGATAAATTCGCTCGCAAATTATATAAATCAGGTTATTTTTGGATGAATGAGCACATTGAGTGGATATCTGAGCAATATCAGCATATCTTACTATCAAACTGTTAATGcacgaaaaaaacttttgacaTAACTTTAGTAGATATAACATGCAAAGTTTTGCCTGGATCGTTTTGTGAATATTGCAATACCTTTCTTGAAACTATCACTCCGGTATATGTCACGCAGTTCTTTCATAAGTCGATCTGTAGCTTGGACACTACCCGATACTGATCCTTTTAAATAATCTTGTCTCTGATTTTGTCTCAACCTTTCCAGTGTCGCCAAATGCTCAAGGTCCATCTCATCACCCTAGAAAATAATTAGCAATGTGACTAAGAACGAATGGACTGCAATATCAAACACCTCAACTTTCATCACTAGCTTAAACTACTGTAAAGCATCCCGACCCTTCTGGTAATTAAATGTATACGCACACAGAAGCAAGCacaatagtgaaaaaaattaaatgaagtCTCTGCTAAAGATTCCTGTACCAGatttcatcatcattatttattatatctaTTTCTGCAGGTTCACTGTGttgaaacgaatgaaatgaattttatagaATACATTAGTAAAATCGATGTTTTTTATTGGCATTTTAGCTAAATTGCAGATCAATCAAATCAGCATTGTTTGGGATACCCAGTCTTTTCTACCTTGCTTTTGGCATTGGCTTCTCCCTCATCCATATCTAAATGAAGGTCCTCTTCAGTCTCGCTTTCTTCGTCGTCTTCAATATCTTCCACATCCTCAGCTTCCATTCTTTGCGCAGCAGCAGCTGCTCCACCTAGCCGAAGCGGGTCTAGGGCTGTTCTTAGTCGCTCGACATCAGGTGGTTCAGGCAACGAGTGCAAGCGGCATAATTCTTTCAGAAGTATTCCCACCTGATTAATTACATGGTTATCCCGTCCCGTTGTGTTACTTAGAATTTGTACTGCATTTGTCACGCTCGTTTCTTCCGATTCCGCAAACCAAACCGGTGGCGTAGAAGGGTAGGTTTCCTACaagtttaattatattaagtAGTAATTCACtagatataattatttacctGCACACAATGTTTTTGATCGAGCCAAGGAATCAATACTCTTATCAATATTCACCATGATTTACATCACAAAGCTGAAGCTAGTTAAgcttcataaaaaaataatgcagtACAGTTCAATATTGATCATTCTGTGCAATTGTTAGATTTTCAGAAGATTTaaccaaattttcaattcttggGTTGTTCTGTCCTTTCATAATCAATATTAGTGCACGTAGCTGCTAATTCTGATCATTAACTTCAGCGGCATACTTACATCATTAGTCTTATCATgtcttttgtttgtttttcgatAATAGCAATTTTAAACAGTAAGTTTTCTTATTTGAATTCCGATTATTCGATAATTGATGCACAAGGATCTGAATTCTCTGTGAACAATGTGAAACAAGTTTTATAACATGTTTGACAACGGAAACTGAATTTACACTAGTGCTCAACCTGCCACCAGATGTGTGCAAGTCTTTGTGGCAgctgaaaattgttttgaattCTAAGGCCGTAAAggttatgaaaatttgatttatatCGACTGTTGAATTGACTTTCTCAACTTCTAATTATCGAAGAGCATAATTTAAGAaatatttgatcaattttatttcatttgcaagtattttctacaattatcacacaatagaaaaatgtaacaaggcattttgtaattttgtaaaaatgtatCAAATTTTGAAGGTGGCTCGAGTTTTATAtgataaaaagaaaggaagTTATACTCAGACAAAAAAATCGGGtacaaacaatattttgacATTTAGAAGAAACAAGTGTGTGGATAAGTGAATGATGACTTATGCCTTTATTGTTGGCAAAGCTTCACCCTTAAACCTGAGACATTCATTGACCTCTACCCTTAACATTGATTGGGCTGTAAactgtaaaaacaaaattgaagcGAATTGTTGAAAGTCGTGTGCATTAACGTATCTGGATGATAAATGAAGCCTCCAGTATGTAATAAAGTAAACCGATTACTTCCAGGCAATGATTCGTTGTGTAAGGTATCACTtgacaaattgaaatatcaaatAACAACACAAATGTTATTGTTTCTTTGTCTGACCCATTGGAAACTCGTGTTAGATTTTTTCGAGTATACGTTGTGTCTTCGGCAGATACAGGTGATATCGTAAgcgtgaataaattttcagaacaTTATAGTgtttcataaagtaaattactTACTGTAATATTGGCGTGAATGTCGTATTTCTTCCCATTTTTACCGACGAACCTGCAGCTGAGCTCGTCGACACTCGCAGACATTATCTGAAATCTTTCATGGCTCTTGGGAAACACGGACTCGAgagttttaatttcttgttttaAAGTGTTCAAGCAAGCCATTTGACGGACGCCCGTGAGAGATGGGCCCTAATTTTCAGCAGATATTCTTTCGAAAAACACTTCAGGATCAAAAACACGACAGACAGATTACTCCCGAGAAAATGGCGACCGCGACTTAACTGAGCTTTCAATGCTTTCGGCAACTCTCACACATTTTCAAGCACGTATTGTTCTATCTTTGTGTGGCCCCATCTACGAGTGTTTCAACGCACTAACTTACCACACTGCAGAGCACGGTCTTGTATACAGTCTGAAAACGACccttaatttttcgaaaatgcgAAAGGCCCTTTTTTTTAGCCAAATTGATGGTGCTATCAACGGCCAGGCAGATCGCCACGTATGCTGGGGTAGGGTGTGCTATACTCATGTATTTCAATATTgcacaataaaaaattgaaattaacgaagaTTATCTTAtgcaaaatatgaaaaaaattgtatggtCAAGTTCGAGTGTAATTAAAAGGATGCTGTAGCCAGTCTTTATAGGCCAAGTAGAAATCACTTACTTTGACGATAACCTACACTTACGCGTCATTAACACAAAAAAGCTATTGTTTGCGCCATTCAACAGACAATGCTGAATATGAATTTCTACAAAAGTTTCGTTTTACAACAATAATGTGCTAAGAAATGACTTTCTGTAATTCAATCACTATTTATTACAGGAATACATTTCTTTTCGTTATCCTAGGATGATAGCAGAAACAGTTTTTGGGTATTTTCGTTCGGCATTGcatatatgtaatacatacatatacacaatAGAGTTATCAGTAGCTTTTTTGCGTTAGTGATGCGTATGCGTAGGTACAGTCATAATACAGATACTTCACTCGGTCGGTAGAGACTGACTGTAGTATCCGCTTAAACGTACATACATGGGCACTTGCCCTAACTTGATGTAACCACCGAAGGAAAATCAGAAACAGAGTTTTATTTTAAAGTGATCGAATAAAGTGCAAATCACAACTGGGTAATAACTgtataagtatacatacaATTATTTTGACCAGGGAATAGGGGTTAATTGTATTGGACAAAATTTGCTATTAATTACTCAACTATTGGGCAGCTTTTGGTATAGCTGTTTtatattgtattgtatttaCCCGTTTTattcatacataattttcctATTTTGAATGtgttttcttcttatttcaatgttgttttatatttatatttggTCGCTTTCCTGTTACGTCAATTTTCTGACGTGACATTAAGCGATTTCATTGTCCTATTCCGTTAGATCCGACCAATTCAATCACTTACGCCCGCTTCCTCTGACACAGTTTAAacattgttaaattttttctatatagTTCGGAGATAGGCTCTACTGGGCTGAACTTAGTTTAAacttcaattaacgtttaagGAATTGAGCCTTAGTTAAGAGTAATGTCGATACGTGTTGCAGCCTGTATAAAACCATGATAAAACCTTTGCAAAATGTACTATACGGTGCCAGGTAGCAATATTGGTATTATTCGTTCCCCCTAGTATTCTCTCCGGTCACTTAGGTGAAGATTAGAGGTCGCTGGATCGCATGTCCTTATCTTAGGCCAATGGTCTATGATCCTTATGGGATCACTCACGGACTTAGGATCACTGCCATACCTATAACTACACTGGATAGAGCACTGAACTAAGCCGATTCCTCATAGGGCCAACGACATCTATGACGTCATTTCGTAACTCGTCAAGCGTTGTTACCATGGCAACATGCTTAACCGCGGTTCGTTTGCTtttattaatgaaattaaatgaatttatCAATGAAATCATTAACGTTGACTAAGATAGTCTGAAAATGCATAACTTTCACAAACAGTTCTCATGTTTAAATCTCCCTCGCACAAAGTAGGTTTTGGCCCGATAAAATGACTGTCGTACATTCGATCAATTCGAGCCACTAAACTTCTTGAGCATATACTGTATATGCTCTAAGCTGAACTCTAACTCGTGTTAAAACGCTACCACGCAATCGACACTCATATCAATATCACATGTGCCAACTGTACCAATAGAGCTTAGAAGTAATAGAGCATAAACTTAGGGTTACTTCACTGCATTTTAACACTGTAGAGGATAGAATGGCTTCGAGTATGTTGAGAATAAATTATCCATCCACGGAAATTTAAAGATAGGAGACTTAAGTTAGTGAAATATtcttaaaaagtaaaaaaaatttcctattATAATGCATTTGGGAGCTAATGTACGTGTCAACAAAATCGGCATTGGAATTACCATAGGTCTCATATGCTTGTTCTATCTGTATTCCCATAGAGGACCTGCATATTCTAGCATTGATAACAAAGATGTTGTTTCAATGAAAGCCTTATTAGCTGGTGCTATCAAGGTAGCCCAAATTGGTGGTCTTGAGGTAATCTCTGTTCACGATAATTTACACTCTTTAAATCTAGCGAGCAAAGGAAAGACCAAAGAAGGTATGTACTGCAAATTTTTCAGTATCAAGACTCCAATTTTAgacattaattattttaaccaGTAACTGAATGACTATGTAAATAATcgacaaattttaatttcgtcAGGTGTCAATGATCCAGTCACAGCTGCTGATTATAGATCACATTGTGCGATGTATCACGCTTTGTTAGATGCCTTTCCAAGAATAACTGTAAAGTCAGAGGAAAAATCCATAGGTTGTGACAAAGTAGATATTCTAGACTTGAaggaatatttaaaaaaccCTGAACCACTCGGTATTAATTATGACAGCGCTGTGAATGCTAATGATATTACAGTGTGGATTGATCCTCTGGATGCTACCAAAGAATACACAGGTATTGTCAGTATAGCCATACTAAACTTTTTAATATGAATCTTataatctaattgtaagtactAGCTCCGTATCAGCAATGCTATCTAATTTACCTGCTCTATAAAATTTGAGTAAACAATAAACTTAACACTGCTTTTAGAAAATCTCGTACAATATGTTACTACCATGGTATGTGTTGCCATAAAGGGCCAGCCAGTAATGGGGGTCATTCATAAGCCTTTTGACAATAAACAGACATATTGGGCTTGGGTCGATCACGGTCAATCTACAAACCTGCATGTTAAAACGGTTACTCCTTATTATTCTTAATTGTTAAGATTTACTATAAactgttttcaaaaatctctAATTATTACATTTGTACATTCAACTGCTGTATGTGATTTTACACCTGATAATTATCGTAAACATATCttgtgatttgaaaattcaatttttattcataatattTAATTCTCCTTACTAGCCAAAGAAAGGAAAGCAACCAGTTCTTATAGTATCGAGATCTCATGCTGGCCGTGTCCATAATGCCTCAAAAAGTGCTTTGGGGCAAAATGTTCAAGTTGTATCAGCAGCAGGCTCAGGTAAATAAACAATACTTTatgtaaatttacaaattgtatctgaatttgaattaacaaaaaaaaaaacattttcgaaaaataattaatttatattgaaCATTAAATGTTTTTAGGATATAAATCGCTAGAAGTTGCCGTTGGAAACGCAACAGCTTACGTACACATaactgcaataaaaaaatgggATATTTGTGCTGGAGCTGCCATaattaggtataataatttaccaTTACTAAAACTGATTTTTTGCTCTAAATATCATTAATATCAATATGTAGGGTTGCTTATTTCAATTCCAATTTAGGATCTGGGATGAtgttttgattattatttcggAGAGTCTTTAGTCATATCAAAATCGAATTTGTTGTGTGTGAAAGCGTGTGCCAATTATAAAGTTTTGAATCAACAAATCTATGGGAgttgatgaattttaaaactaGATCTTCACAACGCTgatacaattttcattattatctgACCTATGgatattttatactttcatGACAAAGTGCATTGGGTGGCAAAATGACTCCTCTCTCAGGCCCACCACCAATTGGATTTGGACCAGAAGATGATACATTATTGAGTACAGGTTTATTGGCTACTATGAATGATCATCAATGGTACCTGGACAAATTTTATACCGCATAAACGagatttataatttcacaCGAAAGAGACTAGAACTCGATATGCTTTGAATAAGTCATACTTATCACAAAGAGTGCAAAAACTTGAGAATAGGTATTGATTGTAAGCTTATCTTTCCTAGCTCCATACAGATGTCCAAATACCTAGTACTTATAAATGAAGTAATTGAAGCtactaatatttttttattctgcatAATGAGTTTGCTAGAATATTGATGAAACCTGTATTTATTTACCC
This genomic stretch from Neodiprion pinetum isolate iyNeoPine1 chromosome 6, iyNeoPine1.2, whole genome shotgun sequence harbors:
- the LOC124221132 gene encoding ubiquitin-conjugating enzyme E2 Q2 isoform X2, translated to MACLNTLKQEIKTLESVFPKSHERFQIMSASVDELSCRFVGKNGKKYDIHANITETYPSTPPVWFAESEETSVTNAVQILSNTTGRDNHVINQVGILLKELCRLHSLPEPPDVERLRTALDPLRLGGAAAAAQRMEAEDVEDIEDDEESETEEDLHLDMDEGEANAKSKGDEMDLEHLATLERLRQNQRQDYLKGSVSGSVQATDRLMKELRDIYRSDSFKKGMYSIELVNDSLYEWNIRLMCVDPDSPLHNDLVLLKEKEGKDSILLNMLFKETYPFEPPFVRVVHPIISGGYVLVGGAICMELLTKQGWSSAYTVEAVIMQISATLVKGKARIQFQGAGGGGKVCGNQGQYSLARAQQSFKSLVQIHEKNGWFTPPKEDG
- the LOC124221132 gene encoding ubiquitin-conjugating enzyme E2 Q2 isoform X1 yields the protein MACLNTLKQEIKTLESVFPKSHERFQIMSASVDELSCRFVGKNGKKYDIHANITETYPSTPPVWFAESEETSVTNAVQILSNTTGRDNHVINQVGILLKELCRLHSLPEPPDVERLRTALDPLRLGGAAAAAQRMEAEDVEDIEDDEESETEEDLHLDMDEGEANAKSKGDEMDLEHLATLERLRQNQRQDYLKGSVSGSVQATDRLMKELRDIYRSDSFKKGMYSIELVNDSLYEWNIRLMCVDPDSPLHNDLVLLKEKEGKDSILLNMLFKETYPFEPPFVRVVHPIISGGYVLVGGAICMELLTKQGWSSAYTVEAVIMQISATLVKGKARIQFQGAGGGGKVCGNQGQYSLARAQQSFKSLVQIHEKNGKQRLIEYFMHGDR
- the LOC124221135 gene encoding putative inositol monophosphatase 3 yields the protein MHLGANVRVNKIGIGITIGLICLFYLYSHRGPAYSSIDNKDVVSMKALLAGAIKVAQIGGLEVISVHDNLHSLNLASKGKTKEGVNDPVTAADYRSHCAMYHALLDAFPRITVKSEEKSIGCDKVDILDLKEYLKNPEPLGINYDSAVNANDITVWIDPLDATKEYTENLVQYVTTMVCVAIKGQPVMGVIHKPFDNKQTYWAWVDHGQSTNLHVKTPKKGKQPVLIVSRSHAGRVHNASKSALGQNVQVVSAAGSGYKSLEVAVGNATAYVHITAIKKWDICAGAAIISALGGKMTPLSGPPPIGFGPEDDTLLSTGLLATMNDHQWYLDKFYTA